The Candidatus Edwardsbacteria bacterium genome includes the window TTAATACTAGATCGGCTACATAACGTACATGACTCCTACCAAACGCGACTATTACGAAATACTTGGCGTTCCCAAGAGCGCCGACGAGAGCCAGGTCAAGCAGGCCTACCGGGCCTTGGCCAAGAAGCACCATCCCGACATGAACCGGGAGGACCCCAAGGCGGCCGAGGAGAAGTTCAAGGAACTGTCCGAGGCCTACGAAGTGCTGATGGACAAGCAGAAGCGGGCCAACTACGACCAGTTCGGCCATGCCGGGGTGGATCCCAGCTTCGGGGCCGGCGGCTTCGACTTCCGGCGCGACTTCACCCACAGCGATGATATCCAGGATATATTCGGCTCGCTGTTCGGCGGAGGCGGGGGGGGCTCCATCTTCGATATGCTGTTCGGCGGCGGGATGGGCGGGGCTACCCGCACCCGGGGCGGACGGCAGGTACGGCGGGGCGGCGATCTTAACGTCCGCCTGTCCCTGACCCTGGAGGAGATCGCCACCGGGGTGGAGAAGACCATCCAATTAAAAAGATTCGAAAGCTGTTCCGAGTGCCACGGTGAGGGAGCCAAGTCCGGGGCTGATATCAAGGAATGTCCGGCCTGCAAAGGGGCGGGCGAGGTGCGGCAGGTGTCGCGTTCCATGTTCGGGCAGTTCATCAACGTGGGGGCCTGTCCGCAGTGCGGCGGCGAGGGCAAGATCATCAGCAACCCCTGCCCGGGCTGCAAGGGCGAGGGCCGGGTCAAGAAAGAGGCCACCATCAAGGTCAAGGTTCCGGCCGGAGTGGCTAACGGGAATTACATCCCCATGCGTAATCAGGGGAACATCGGGCCCAAGCTGGGACCGGCCGGAGACATCCTGGTCTACATCGAAGAAAAGGAGCACCCGCTGTTCCACCGCCACGGGGACGACCTGGTGCTGGGCCTGCCCATCTCCTACGCCCAGGCCGCCCTGGGGGCCAAAGTGACGGTGCTGATGCTGTTCGGCAAGGCTGAATTGTCCATTCCCTCCGGCACTCGCAGCGGCAAGATATTCAGGATGCGGGGCAAGGGCCTGCCGCGATTGAACTCCAGCGGCAGCGGCGACCAGTTGATCCGGGTGGAGATCTACATTCCCAATAAACTTAACTCCGAGGAGAAGAAATTGCTGAAGCAATTGGGCGAGGTCCAGAATGGCAAGGTGCCCAGCCCGCATAAGGTCGATTTGAGCCAATTTGAGGAATAATCTATCGACAGGATTAACAGGATTCTTCGAAACTAGAATTATGGACTACGTCATCGCGAGGTAAGCAGAATATAGCACAGATGAAGCGATCCATAAAAAAACTGGATTGCTTCGTTAGTAAAACAGTGCGGTCTTCTCGCAATGACGGAAAAAACATCATACCATTAATGTCCGAGTAAATATATGTTTGAATATTTTTACGTTCCCCCATCCTCCATCGAAGCCCGGCAGATAGTGATCTCCGGCGAGGAGGCCCGCCATATCTCCAGGGCCCTGCGGCACAAAAAGGGCGACCAGATCACCATTGTGGACGGGCAGGGCGGGGAATACGAATGCACCCTAGCGGCCATCTCCGATGGAGCGGTAACCGCCAATATCTTCAACCGGCGGTGCAAGACCAACGAGACCATCAAGCAGGTGACGCTGGCCCAGGCCGTGCCCAAGGGGCAGCGGATGGACTTTGTCATCGAGAAGGGCACAGAGATCGGGCTGCATGCCATCATCCCGCTGATCACCGAGAACTCGGTGGTCAAGCCGGCTGATGAAAAACCGAGTTTCAATCTTCCATTAATTGATAATGATTCCGGGGGCAGCAAGGCCGCCCGCTGGCAGAGGATCGCCATCGCCGCCATGAAGCAGTCCCTGCGCTCGGTCCTGCCGGTTATCGGAGAGCCGGTGGGTTTTGCCAAACTATCAGAAAGTTTCAACAATTACGATCTGCTGCTGATGGCCGATGAAGCCGAGAAGAAGATCAACCTGGCCGCCGTTTTCGCCATGCTGCCGGAGAACAGGGATGTCCGTAAAGTGCTGTGTCTGGTGGGGCCGGAGGGGGGCTTTTCCCAGAATGAGAAGAGGATCATCACCGAGGCCAGGGGGCACATCATCTCGCTGGGCACCAGGCGGCTGCGTTCCGAGACCGCCGGGCTGGTGCTGTCCACCGTGGTGCTGGACCGGCTGGGGGAGCTGGGGTAAATTAGATATTAGTTGTTAGATGATAGATAATGGGAGAGGTTTTTTCGTCATCCTGAGTTCAACTGCATTTCTTAGCCAACGAAGGATCCGGGGCTCTTCACCTGCCAGGCATAATGTAATTTCCAGAGTGACGAAAAGGCGGTCATCAAAATATTGACGGCACATATCCCTGTAATCAGCAGGAAACAATAAAAGAGCATTACTATGAACTGGATAGATATCATCATCATAATCCTGCTGGCGGTGGCGGTGGGGATCGGCTTCAAGAAAGGGCTGGTGCAGGAGATTGTGGGCATCGTAGCCCTGATAATTGCATTTTTCCTGGCCCTCAAACTGCACCTGGTCGCGGCCGCCATGCTGACGAAAATCATCTCCGGCCTACCCAAGCACATCGCGCCGACGGTCGGTTTTGTGGCTGTGTTCCTGATAGTATTTCTGGCTATCACCTTGGCCGGCTGGCTGCTGTCAAAAATAATCAAGGCCACCCCGCTGGACCTGGCCGACAAGATCGGCGGCATGGTCATCGGACTGGTCAAAGGCGCGCTGATAATATCGGTGATCCTGTTGTTGCTGGCCCTGGCGCCGCTGCCCAAGGAATTCAACCACAAGCTGGATCGCTCCGGAATGATCCGCTCCATCCGCAAGGTGGCCCCGCTGGTCTACGAGAAATCCAAGGGGCTGTGGCCCAAGGCCCAGAAATTATACCAGGAATTCGAGAAAGCCCCGACGCCCAAGAAAGTGGAGGAATTGAAGACAATTTAGTTTTCAAGCTTGAATTGGACACGGATAAACACGGATTGGGTTGAATTGAAAAGGACGAAAGGGATAAAATGAAACGCATTGTTCTGTTTGTTTTGTTGGCTTCCCTTGGGTGCAGCAAAACACCGTTTGACCGGGCAAAAGGAAACGTCAGACAGTATGTAAAGACAATGCTGAATGATCCTGCTTATTACAAACCAGTTTCTTGGGGGACTCTGGATTCACTTCATTTTAATTCTACAGATAGCACATCAGTACAATTCAAACGAAGCACCATAACAGGTGAAATAACCTATTCTAAAGAAATACGAGAAAAACTTCGCGAAATAGACGAAGCCGGAGTTATGATGGGCAAGAAGCCGGAGGAACGCAAAGAAGCCATGCGAAAGTTTCTCCGCTCAAAAAAACTTGCTACACCAGATGAGGCTAAGTTGGAATTTGAGTTAGGGCAGATGGCTACCATATTCAAAATAGATCATTCTTTCCGTATTCGGGGACTTAAGAAGCAAAAGATACTGGTTAAATATCGTTTTTATCTTGACTCTACCTTAACGGTTACAAAAGCGGTAGATCAAGAGATAAGGGCGATAGATTCACATAACAAAAAAGATCCCCTGGGTCTATTTCCAGAGGATAAATAACCGCATACTACAAATATAACCTAATCAACAACGTGTTCAGGAAAAGCTTCTTTCTTGGTTTACATATATAATTTCAGCGCCATGAAAGGCGCAAGTAGCTTTTTATTTTTAATATTTGGTATTTTATTTTTTAATGAACGCTCATAGTTTAAAAATATTAGAATTCAATTTCGTCCTGGAAGCATTGGCCCGCAAGACCGGCACGCCATATGGCCGGGAGATGGCCCGGGGTATCTTTCCGTCCACCTTCCCGGCCGTGATCGCCGAACAGCAGGCCATAACCGCCGAGGCCAGAAAAATGCTGGAGGCCGGCATCGGGCTGGATTTTGGTAACGTCCAGGATATCCGCCCGGCGCTGGGAGCGCTGGCGGCCGAGGGGGCCATCATCGAACCTCTGGAGCTGCTGCAACTGGGACGCCATCTGGAGGTGGCCCGCCGGATAAAGTCCACCATGAGTATGCGCAAGGAGGATTATATCCTGCTGGACGATCTAGCCTCAGGTTTTCGGGCCTACAAGGAGCTGGAGGACCGGATCGCCAAATCCATCGAGCCCGACGGACGGGTGGCCGACCGGGCCAGCGATACCCTGTATCACCTGCGGCGCGACCAGGAGGCCCTGCGGGCGAGGATCTACGACAAGCTGGAAAGCATCATGAACGCTTCGTCCGGCTCCATCCAGGAATCGGTGGTCACCATTCGGGAGGGGCGCTATGTGATCCCGGTCAAGTCCGACGCCAAGTCGCAGGTCAAGGGCATCGTGCACGACACCTCGTCCTCCGGGGCCACGGTGTTCGTCGAGCCGCTGGTGTCCGTTGAATTGAACAACAAGATGCGGCAGGTGATCCTGGCCGAGAAGCGCGAGGTGGAGAGGATCCTGCAGGAATTCTCCAAGGAGATACTGGACGAGATCGAGCCCATCCAGCAGAACCTGGAGTTGATCTCGCAGTTCGATCTGCTGATAGCCAAGGCCCGCCTGGCCGCCGAATGGCAGTGCTCCCAGGCCCTGCATACTCCGGGAAATTACCTGAATATGACGGCCGCCCGGCATCCGGCTTTGGAAGATCCGGTTCCGCTGGATATGGAGCTGGGCGACGGCAAGCTGACCATGGTGATCACCGGGCCAAACACCGGAGGCAAGACGGTGGTCTTGAAAACTGTCGGCCTGCTGGTGCTGATGAACCAGTCGGGGATGCAGATCCCGGCCGGAGATGGCAGCGCCCTGCCCATATTCGACGATGTGTTCGCCGATATCGGCGACGAGCAGTCCATCTCCCAATCGCTGTCCACCTTCTCCTCGCACATGCGGCAGATAGGCAACATCGTCCGGGAAGCCGGAAAAAGATCGCTGGTGTTGCTGGATGAGATCGGGGCCGGCACCGAGCCATCCGAGGGATCGTCGCTGGCCATCGCCATCCTGTCGGACCTGACCGACAAGGGGTGTTTGACCCTCTCCACCACCCATTACGGAGCGCTGAAAAGCTTCGTCCAGAGCCGGGAGGGGATGATCAACGCCGCCATGGAATTCGACCGCCAGGCCTTGAAGCCCACCTACCGCCTGATGATGGGCCTGCCCGGCGCCAGCTACGGGCTGGAGATAGCCTCGCGGCTGGGACTGCCGGATAGCATCGTGGCCGAGGCCCGGACCAGGCTGGACTCCAAGTCCATCAAACTGGAGGAATTGATCGCCGATATCGAAGACACCAAACGCCGGATGGAACAGCGGGAACGGGAGGCCTCCGATGAACTGGACGCAGCCAGAAAAATGTCACAGGAATACCAGTCCAAGCTGCAGGGGCTGAAGGATGAACTGAAAGAACTTAAACAGCAGGCCAAGCAGGAGGCCAGGGATATTTTGGCCCAGGCCCGCAGCGCCTCGGAGATGGCGGTGGCCGGCATCAAGAAAGAACAGGCCTCCAAGGACAGCATCAAGCAGTCCCGGAATATTCTGGCCGATACCGAATCCAAGCTGGGCCTGGGATCTTCTGAGGAGTCAAAGGATGAGGACGACCACCTGACCATAAAGGAGCCTTTGAAGATGGGCCAGACGGTATATGTGCCGTCGGTCCATAAGGAGGGCGAGGTGGTGGCCTTGCCCGATTCCGGAGGCAAGGTCAAGGTTCAGGTGGGAGGCATCCGGATGACCCTGAAGCTCAATCATCTCCGGTCGCTGCAAAGGGGCAAGGAAGCCAAGGCCGGCCTGGCCAAAACCACGCTGGAGGAGGAGAGACATTTCAATTCCGAGCTTCACCTGCTGGGAATGCGGGCCGAGGAATCGCTGGAGCTGGTGGACCGCTACTTAGATGAGGCGGTGATGCTGGGGATAAATTCGGTCAGGATAGTGCACGGCAAGGGTGCCGGGGTGCTGCGCCAGGTGGTCAAAGAGGCCCTGACCAAGGATTCCCGGGTGAGATCATTCCGCTTGGGCGAATGGAACGAGGGCCAGGACGGGGTGACGGTAGTGGAGCTGAAATGAAAAACAGATGTTGAGAGGATGAGAAGCTGAGAATCAGGGCGTAAATCAAAAAGTTGTTTTAATCCGCATTTATCACAATACTGAACTTCTAAGCTAGAAAACTTAATCGAAAGCAACCATGCCGGTACAGATCAAAGAGGTCGCGACCAAGGCGGACCTGAAAAAGTTCGTTGAATTTCCCTTCTCCATTTATCGGGACAACCAGAACTGGGTTCCGCCCCTGCTGATGGATGAGTATCACACTCTCCGCAAGGAGAAGAACCCCGCCTTCGAATACTGCGATGCCAAATACTGGCTGGCCTACAAGGACGGCCAGCTGGCCGGGCGGATCGCCGGGATCGTCAATCATCGCTACATTGAAAAATGGGGCAACAAGTACGCCCGCTTCGGCTGGGTGGATTTCATTGATGACGCCGAAGTGGTCACAGCACTTTTCGATACCGCCGAAGGTTGGGCCAAGGAACAGGGGATGGCCGGCATCCACGGGCCGCTGGGCTTTACCGACATGGACCACGAGGGAATGCTGGTGGAGGGCTTTGACGAGCTGGGCACCCTGGCGGCTATCTACAATCATCCCTACTATCCCCAGCATCTGGAGAAACTGGGATACCAAAAGGATGTGGACTGGGTGGAGTTCGAGGTCAAGGTGCCGAAAGAGATTCCGGAGAAGGCCGACCGCATTTCCAAGATCGTGATGCAGAAGGCCGGAGTCAAGGTCTTAAATGCCAAAAAGGCCAAGGATCTGCTACCCTACGCCCATGAGATGTTCGAGGTGTTGAACAGCGCCTTTGCCGATATCTATTCCTTCGTGCCGCTCAACGAGAAACAGATCAAGATGTATATCAAACAGTAATGCTTATTCCCTTCACTCACCGGATTACGCCGGATTGGGGTAAAATGGCCGTTCTGGCTCCATAAATCCCCGTAAAGTCCTTGGTTCTGCCAGCAAGGTAAGCCGCAAAATGTCGTTAAAGACCTCTATTGGGTGCTGGCGGGCGTTAAATCTGGTAGTATATTCGTTCAAGTAGTTCTGAACGTGCTTTTTCGACACGAATTTGTGGGTTCCTATCAGCCAGGATTGCAGATTTGCGAATACCCGATGAACTCTCGGTAGCTTTTTGCTGGCATCCTCCGGGCTATCAAGACGCATGAGCTTGTGGACATACCCGATTTTAGATAATCCGTTGTAGCCCTTCCAGCCATCAGTCCTGATGGTGCTATGTGGCATTACGTGGTCTTTGACAAACGAATTGATGTTGACCTGGCTGGCCGATTCCACCGAGCGCAGGCGGATTTGCCCGGAAACGGTCTTTTTGGGATTTTTTATAACCTCAACAGCGCACAGGATCAAAACCTTTTCGCCGGACATTGACCGGCCCCGCTCGTCCCCGGTAAAGATATAGGTCTCGTCCATTTCGACATCGAAGTTTAGCTTTTGGCGATCAGGATCAATCATTGCCAGCCGTAACTTATGAAGCCAGGCCCAAGCTGTTTTATAACTGCCGAAGCCCATCTGCCGGTAAAGCTCCATTGCGCTGATCCCAGTCTTTTGGGTGGCTATTGTGTAGATGGCCCAAAACCACTGGGTAAGCGGCTTGCGAGTGCCCCGCATGACCGTATTGGATATATACGATTCATCGTAGGCGCACTTTTTACACCGCAGCAGGTTGCGGGTGGTGATCAGGCTGTAATCACCATAACCACAGCGGGAGCAGTGCCAGCCGTCCTCGCCCCACTTAAGGTTTATCAGGTATTCCAAGCACTTCTCGTCCGTGTTGAAGTATTTCATAAAGTCCATCACGGAACGGATGGCATGGGGCTGGAAGTTATTTTGAATGATGTTTGTTTTCATGGTCTGTAAGTAAATTATTTACGTCTGTTGTTCTTTTCATGGAATCATTATCTACCCTTATGACGGTGGATCGCAATCCTTCTATTTTTACTTTTGCTTCTGATAGTTCTGACATAGCTGTTGATAAATCATTTTGCGTTTCGATTAATTGTGAATTTGTCTTACCTAAAGACTGTTGGTATATCCAGATTGAATAAAGACCCGTTAATATATTAACTGTTGCGTAGGCTACAGCAACAACGACAATGTGAATAAATTCTATGTTTTTCATATTGTATCCCTTCCAAAATAGAAGTGCTGTTGTTAGTAGGTTGCTTATAATATTCAGCGCAATCGTTTTTAGGCGTTCTTTCATACCAAACTCCTTTAATTTATTGTTATACCGGGAGTTTAGCATGGGTTAATAGGGCTTGTCAATTAAAATCTGGTGAGTAAAGGGAATAAGCATTCAAACAGTATTTCTCGTTTATCATGCCGGATTACACCAAGATCCTGTTGGATTCGAATAACAAGGTGGCCGGATTCGTGATCGGCATGCCCTCGCTGTCCCGCGCCCTGCAGAAATCAAAGGGAAGGCTGTTTCCCTTCGGGTTCATTCACATCCTGAAGGCCATCAGCCGGAAGAACAAATACATCGATCTGTATCTGGGCGCCATCCGTCCCGACCTGCAGGGCAAGGGGGCCGACGCTCTGCTGTTGACCGAGATGAGCCGCTCGGCCATCGGCAACGGGGTGATCTCGGCCGAGACCAACATCGAACTGGAGGAGAACCTCAAGGTCCAGGGCCACTGGAAATATTTCGAGTCGCGCCAGCACAAACGGAGACGCTGTTACATAAAGAAATTAAACCAATAATCCCCATAAGCGAGAAAATGATGCAAGGTTTTGACAACGAGAAATACCTGCGCCTGCAGACCGAGGCCATCCTGAAGAGGGTCGAGAAATTCGGCGACAAGCTGTACCTGGAGTTCGGCGGCAAGATCATCTACGACTATCACGCCGCCCGGGTGCTGCCGGGATTCCATCCCAATGTCAAAATGCAGCTGCTGCAGCAGCTGAAGGATCAGGCCGATATCATCCTGTGCATCTATGCCGGCGACATCGAGCGCCGGAAGATCCGGGCCGATTTCGGCATCACCTACGACGTGGATGCGCTCAAGCTGATAGACGACCTGAAAGACAGGGGATTGTCGGTCAAGGCGGTGGTCATCACCCGGTTCGACGGCCAGCCCTCGGCCACCATATTCAAGAACAAACTCCAGCACCGGGGGATCACTGTCTACACTCACCGCTATACCAAGGGGTATCCCACCGATGTCGACACTGTGGTCAGCGACGAAGGTTACGGCGCCAACGATTACATAGAAACCGACAAGCCGCTGGTGGTGGTTACCGGGCCCGGCCCGGGCAGCGGCAAGCTGGCCACCTGCCTGTCCCAGTTGTACCATGACCACCGCCGGGGACACAAATCAGGCTACGCCAAGTTCGAGACCTTTCCCATCTGGAACATACCGCTCAAGCATCCGGTAAACGTGGCCTACGAGGCAGCCACCGCCGACATCCGGGACTACAACATGATAGATCCCTTCCATCTTGAAGCCTACGGCAAGACCTCGATCAACTACAACCGGGACGTCGAGGTGTTCCCGGTGCTGCGCCGGATCCTGGTGAAGATCATGGACGATCCGCTTTACAAGTCGCCCACCGACATGGGCGTCAACTGCGCCGGGTTCGGAATCGTAGATGACCAGGCCGTACAGCTGGCTTCGCAGCAGGAGATCATCAGGCGCTTCTTCCGCTACCGTTGCGAGCACGTGATGGGTTTCGTGGACAAGGAGACCATCCAGAGGGTGGAGTTATTGATGGACGATCTGGGCCTTAAGCCGGAGGACCGGCCGGTGGTGGAACCGGCCCGCCAGGCTGCGGCCGAGGGACAGGACTGCGGCAAGGGGAACGAGGGCATCTTCTGCGGGACCGCCATCCAGCTGCCGGACGGCTCGATAATCGCCGGCAAGAATTCCTCCCAGATGCACGCCGCCTCCAGCCTGGTGCTCAACGCGGTCAAGCAATTGGCCGGGATCCCCGACCAGATCCACCTGATCTCGCCGGCCATCATAGAATCCATTGCCAACCTGGACCGCAACATCCTCAAGGAGAGGACGGTCAGCCTGGACCTGGAGGAGACCCTGATCGCCCTGGCCGTCAGCGCCATGACCAACCCCACCGCCCAGATGGCCCTGGAGCATTTGAAGGAACTCCATGGCTGCGAGGTGCACAGCACCCACATTCCCACCCCTGGCGACGAGGAGGGGCTGCGCAAGCTGGGGGTCAACCTGACCAGCGACCCCAATTTTTCCAGCCACAGTTTGTTTGTGGTCTGAGTCTGAGAAGGAATCTTAAATTGAAAGATTCAGCAATAAAAGAGCTACAGTCCATCCCCGGAGTGGGACCCAGCATCGCCCGGGACCTGCACCAGCTTGGGATCCGCCGGGTGGCCGATCTCAAGGGCCGTGATCCGGAGAAATTATACCTGCAGTCCTGCAATAAGGCCGGAAAACAGATCGATCGCTGCCTGCTCTACGTATACCGCTGTGCGGTCTATTATGCCTCGGCCAGGAAACCCGATCCGAAACTTTTAAAATGGTGGAACTGGAAGGATGGGATTGTCGATAATAAAAAAAGAGGATAGCCCGGTCATCATCCGCACCTCCGATCCCGGCTGGCTGGACAAGGCTTTAAAATCCTACCGCGACCGGATGCCCTTTCATTTCACCGACGATGCCGGGCTGGGTGTAGCCGAGGGCGACCTGGTGTCGGCGGTGGCTCTGATCCGCCGGGCCAAGCAGTCCGGAAAGATGAGTTGGAAGGATATCTCCCAGATATTGACCGGGATGGGGCTGTCCGGAGTGGGGGTCTGGCTGATAGCCGCTTCCATCGCCGATCCCGAGCCCACCAGCAAGCTGTGGATCCTTTTAGCCGGCGGGGTGGTGTTGATATTGACCGGGGGGTTAAGCATCCTGAAAGCTTTGGGCCAGAAATGGCAGGTGCATGCCAAATACGGGAAACAGGAGATAATGGTCAAGCCGGGAGATGATAATTAAAAAATACAACCAACCATAATCTATAAATTTAGCATTATGTCCTATGGGGATGTAAACCAAACACAATCATTATATATTGAGGAGAGACGATGAATTTATTTGCAGGAAACCTGGCCAAGGAAATGACCGAAGCCGAGCTGAAGGAGATCTTCGAGAAGTTCGGTCAGGTGGCATCGGTGGCCCTGGTGATGGACAGATACAGCGGCCAGCCCCGCGGCTTTGCCTTTGTGGATATGCCGGTGAAATCGGAGGCCCTGGCGGCCATAGACAATCTGAGCGGCCGGGTAGCCCTTAAGGGCAAGGCCATCTTCGTCAAGGAGGCCCGCCCCCAGGAGAAGGGCCACGGAGGCCATCGTCCCTCGAATCGCAATAAAAGAAGATAACCAAATAACATAAATATTGCAGGTTGATATGAAAACCTTAGTGATCTATTACTCCCGCACCGGGATCACCAAAAAGATCGGCCAGGCCATCGCCTCAAAGATCCAGGCGGACACCGAAGAGATCATAGACCTTAAAGACCGCAAAGGGCCTTGGCAATACCTAAAGGCCGGGCGCGATGCTATGAAACGGGTCCCGGCCCAGATCGCCGTCATCAAGAACAATCCCGATTATTACGACCTGGTGGTCATCGGCACTCCGGTGTGGGCTGGCAATATGGCCTGCGCCATCCGGACCTATATCGGCCAGAACAAAGACAAGATCAAAAAGCTGGCCCTGTTCTGCACCATGGGCGGCTCGGGCGACCAGAACACATTCAAGGAGATGGAATCTCTTTCAGGCAAGACTGCTGTTTCCAAAATGACGATCCGTACCCGCGAGGCCGGAAAGCCGGAGACCGATGCCCGGCTGGATGAGTTCGTCAAGCAGCTTTCGCAGTAAACCAATCGTTCATATTATCAAATAATAATGGCGCGCATTCCCGAGGAAATAATTGACGAGGTCCGGCAGTCCAACGACGTGGTGGAGGTGCTGGGACAGTACCTGTCGCTGAAGAAGACCGGCAGCACCTACAAGGCCCTGTGCCCCTTTCACCAGGAGCGGACCCCTTCTTTCGTGGTGACCCCGGTCAAGCAGATCTGGCATTGCTTCGGCTGCGGCAAGGGCGGCAACGTCATTTCATTTCTGATGGAGCACGACAAGGTGTCGTTTATCGAGGCCTTAAGGACCTTGGCCAAGCGGGCCAACATCACTTTGCCCACCTCCGACGACTACAAGGAAGGGGCCCACGACCTTTTATACCAGGCCAACGAGTTCGCCGCAAAATTTTTCCAGGAGCGGCTGGCCTCCGGCATCGGAACCGGAGCCCGGGAATATCTCAAGAACCGCGGCATCAGCGATCAATCCATAGAATTCTTCCGGCTGGGATATGCCCCCAATGCCTGGGAGGACCTGATCAAGGCGGCCGGCAAGCAGGGCCTGAGCCTACAGCTGCTGAAGGAAGCCGGACTTATAATCGCCCGCGATGAGAGCAACGGATACTACGACCGTTTCCGGCACCGGATAATATTCCCCATATTCTCCTTAAGCGGTCGGGTGATCGGGTTCGGGGGGCGCAGCCTGGAGCAGAACCCCCAGGCCAAATATCTCAACTCGCCGGAGACGCCTATCTACCACAAGGGGCGTGGCTTCTACGGCTTCTGCCAGGCCAAGAGCCCGGTGCAGGACGCCGGAAAGGCCATTCTGGTGGAGGGGAATTTTGACCTGATAATCCCCTACCAGCACGGCTTCAAGAATATCCTGGCCACCTCGGGAACCGCCCTGAGCGGCGACCAGGCCAAGCTGCTGTCCCGCTACGCCAAGCAGGCGGTTATCTGCTACGATCCCGATGCCGCCGGGCAGAATGCCACCGAGCGGACCATCCCCCTGTTGCTGGAGGCCGGGATAGACGTCAAGGTGGCGGTGCTACCCCATGAGATGGACCCGGATCTGGCCATCCGCCGGGAGGGGGAGCAGGCCTTTGCCGCCATCATCGAAACGGCCAT containing:
- the dnaJ gene encoding molecular chaperone DnaJ; its protein translation is MTPTKRDYYEILGVPKSADESQVKQAYRALAKKHHPDMNREDPKAAEEKFKELSEAYEVLMDKQKRANYDQFGHAGVDPSFGAGGFDFRRDFTHSDDIQDIFGSLFGGGGGGSIFDMLFGGGMGGATRTRGGRQVRRGGDLNVRLSLTLEEIATGVEKTIQLKRFESCSECHGEGAKSGADIKECPACKGAGEVRQVSRSMFGQFINVGACPQCGGEGKIISNPCPGCKGEGRVKKEATIKVKVPAGVANGNYIPMRNQGNIGPKLGPAGDILVYIEEKEHPLFHRHGDDLVLGLPISYAQAALGAKVTVLMLFGKAELSIPSGTRSGKIFRMRGKGLPRLNSSGSGDQLIRVEIYIPNKLNSEEKKLLKQLGEVQNGKVPSPHKVDLSQFEE
- a CDS encoding 16S rRNA (uracil(1498)-N(3))-methyltransferase, with the protein product MFEYFYVPPSSIEARQIVISGEEARHISRALRHKKGDQITIVDGQGGEYECTLAAISDGAVTANIFNRRCKTNETIKQVTLAQAVPKGQRMDFVIEKGTEIGLHAIIPLITENSVVKPADEKPSFNLPLIDNDSGGSKAARWQRIAIAAMKQSLRSVLPVIGEPVGFAKLSESFNNYDLLLMADEAEKKINLAAVFAMLPENRDVRKVLCLVGPEGGFSQNEKRIITEARGHIISLGTRRLRSETAGLVLSTVVLDRLGELG
- a CDS encoding CvpA family protein encodes the protein MNWIDIIIIILLAVAVGIGFKKGLVQEIVGIVALIIAFFLALKLHLVAAAMLTKIISGLPKHIAPTVGFVAVFLIVFLAITLAGWLLSKIIKATPLDLADKIGGMVIGLVKGALIISVILLLLALAPLPKEFNHKLDRSGMIRSIRKVAPLVYEKSKGLWPKAQKLYQEFEKAPTPKKVEELKTI
- a CDS encoding endonuclease MutS2 → MNAHSLKILEFNFVLEALARKTGTPYGREMARGIFPSTFPAVIAEQQAITAEARKMLEAGIGLDFGNVQDIRPALGALAAEGAIIEPLELLQLGRHLEVARRIKSTMSMRKEDYILLDDLASGFRAYKELEDRIAKSIEPDGRVADRASDTLYHLRRDQEALRARIYDKLESIMNASSGSIQESVVTIREGRYVIPVKSDAKSQVKGIVHDTSSSGATVFVEPLVSVELNNKMRQVILAEKREVERILQEFSKEILDEIEPIQQNLELISQFDLLIAKARLAAEWQCSQALHTPGNYLNMTAARHPALEDPVPLDMELGDGKLTMVITGPNTGGKTVVLKTVGLLVLMNQSGMQIPAGDGSALPIFDDVFADIGDEQSISQSLSTFSSHMRQIGNIVREAGKRSLVLLDEIGAGTEPSEGSSLAIAILSDLTDKGCLTLSTTHYGALKSFVQSREGMINAAMEFDRQALKPTYRLMMGLPGASYGLEIASRLGLPDSIVAEARTRLDSKSIKLEELIADIEDTKRRMEQREREASDELDAARKMSQEYQSKLQGLKDELKELKQQAKQEARDILAQARSASEMAVAGIKKEQASKDSIKQSRNILADTESKLGLGSSEESKDEDDHLTIKEPLKMGQTVYVPSVHKEGEVVALPDSGGKVKVQVGGIRMTLKLNHLRSLQRGKEAKAGLAKTTLEEERHFNSELHLLGMRAEESLELVDRYLDEAVMLGINSVRIVHGKGAGVLRQVVKEALTKDSRVRSFRLGEWNEGQDGVTVVELK
- a CDS encoding IS1595 family transposase, translating into MKTNIIQNNFQPHAIRSVMDFMKYFNTDEKCLEYLINLKWGEDGWHCSRCGYGDYSLITTRNLLRCKKCAYDESYISNTVMRGTRKPLTQWFWAIYTIATQKTGISAMELYRQMGFGSYKTAWAWLHKLRLAMIDPDRQKLNFDVEMDETYIFTGDERGRSMSGEKVLILCAVEVIKNPKKTVSGQIRLRSVESASQVNINSFVKDHVMPHSTIRTDGWKGYNGLSKIGYVHKLMRLDSPEDASKKLPRVHRVFANLQSWLIGTHKFVSKKHVQNYLNEYTTRFNARQHPIEVFNDILRLTLLAEPRTLRGFMEPERPFYPNPA
- a CDS encoding DUF1846 domain-containing protein — its product is MMQGFDNEKYLRLQTEAILKRVEKFGDKLYLEFGGKIIYDYHAARVLPGFHPNVKMQLLQQLKDQADIILCIYAGDIERRKIRADFGITYDVDALKLIDDLKDRGLSVKAVVITRFDGQPSATIFKNKLQHRGITVYTHRYTKGYPTDVDTVVSDEGYGANDYIETDKPLVVVTGPGPGSGKLATCLSQLYHDHRRGHKSGYAKFETFPIWNIPLKHPVNVAYEAATADIRDYNMIDPFHLEAYGKTSINYNRDVEVFPVLRRILVKIMDDPLYKSPTDMGVNCAGFGIVDDQAVQLASQQEIIRRFFRYRCEHVMGFVDKETIQRVELLMDDLGLKPEDRPVVEPARQAAAEGQDCGKGNEGIFCGTAIQLPDGSIIAGKNSSQMHAASSLVLNAVKQLAGIPDQIHLISPAIIESIANLDRNILKERTVSLDLEETLIALAVSAMTNPTAQMALEHLKELHGCEVHSTHIPTPGDEEGLRKLGVNLTSDPNFSSHSLFVV
- a CDS encoding helix-hairpin-helix domain-containing protein — encoded protein: MKELQSIPGVGPSIARDLHQLGIRRVADLKGRDPEKLYLQSCNKAGKQIDRCLLYVYRCAVYYASARKPDPKLLKWWNWKDGIVDNKKRG
- a CDS encoding RNA-binding protein; the encoded protein is MNLFAGNLAKEMTEAELKEIFEKFGQVASVALVMDRYSGQPRGFAFVDMPVKSEALAAIDNLSGRVALKGKAIFVKEARPQEKGHGGHRPSNRNKRR